One genomic region from Halomicrobium zhouii encodes:
- a CDS encoding HVO_0416 family zinc finger protein yields MATAPSTDDMIDEFLSQRGHETESVGWQESYNKKQCPDCGGLHEGAATECSVCGWAPGN; encoded by the coding sequence ATGGCGACCGCCCCGAGCACTGACGACATGATAGACGAGTTCCTCTCACAGCGCGGGCACGAAACCGAGTCGGTCGGCTGGCAGGAGAGCTACAACAAGAAGCAGTGTCCGGACTGCGGTGGTCTCCACGAAGGGGCGGCCACCGAATGCTCGGTCTGCGGCTGGGCACCAGGCAACTGA